The following DNA comes from Mycolicibacterium aromaticivorans JS19b1 = JCM 16368.
AACCGCACCGCTTTTCCGTCCGGCGAGACGAACATCTTCAGGCCGCGCTTGAACTCCGGGTTGTCGAACACCTCGGGCGGCAGATAGAAGGAGTCGTCGTTCTTCGATGCGTCGTACGCCTGCCCCAATGCCGTGGCATTCTGCTGCATGGCGTCCATCTGATCCTGCAGCCCACCCATTGTCGACTGCATGGTCAGCATCGTGGTCTTCATGGTCTTCATGGTCGCGATCATCGGCGGCATGACCTCGAGCATCTTGGGCATCAAGACGTCGAGCTTGTCCATGTCGACCACCAGTGCCCCGAGATCGTCACTGAGCGTGTCGATTCCGTCGAGCGAGTCGAAAATCGATCGCATCGACCAGCACAGCGGGATGTCGAAGCAGTGCGGCTCCCAATAGAGGTAATTGCGGATGGGCCGGAAGAAGTCGTCGAAATCGGAGATGTTGTCCCGGATCTCGTTGGTGTCGGCCACCATCTGCTTGGTCTTGCCCACCATGCTGTGGGTGATCCCGACCATCTCCTTGGTCAGCGCCAGCATGCGCTCCATGGTGTCGATGGTGACCTGTAGCTCGTCACCCATCTTCAGCATGTCCTTCATGCGGTCCTGCAGATAGGACATGTTCATCGTCTGGTTGGTGCCCTGCATGCTGATGATGAACGGGATCGAGGTGTGCTCGATCGGGGTGCCGAGCGGACGCGTGATCGTCTGCACCCGACCGATGCCCGGAATGTGGAAGACGGTCTTGGCAATTCGGTCGATGACGAGCATGTCGGCCGGGTTGCGCACATCGTGGTCGGTTTCGATCAGCAGGAGCTCGGGATTCATTCGGGCCTGCGGGAAGTGCCGGTCGGCGGCTGCGTAACCCTGGTTGGCGGGGATGCTGCCGGGCAGGTAGTAGCGATCGTTGTAATTGGTCTTGTATGACGGAAGTGCCAGCAGCCCGATCAGCGACAGCGCGATCGAGGCGACCAGGATCGGTCCGGGCCAGCGGACCACCGCGGCGCCGACTCGTCGCCAGGTGCGGGTGTTCATCTTCCGCTTGGGCTCGAACAGGCCGAACCGGCCGCCGATCGAGATGACGGCCGCGCCGAGGGTCAGCGCCGCGATGACGACGACGAGCATGCCGATGGCCAGCGGGAAGCCCAGCGATTGAAAGTACGGAAGCCGGGTGAAGTGCAGGCAGAATGTCGCGCCGGCGATGGTCAAGCCCGAGCCCAGGATCACGTGCGACGTGCCGTGATACATGGAGTAGAAGGCCGTCTCGCGGTCCTCACCGGCCAGTCTCGCCTCGTGATAACGGCCGATCAGGAATATCGCGTAGTCGGTCGCGGCGGCGATGGCCAGGGTGGCGAGCAGGTTCACCGCGAACGTCGACAGGCCGATGAGTTCGTGGTGGCCGAGGAAGGCGATGACCCCCCTGGCCGCGGTGAGCTCGGTGAACACCATGACGAGCACGAGGATCACCGTCGTGATAGATCGGTAGACCAACAGCAGCATCACGAAGATGACGCCGATCGTGATGGCCTCGATCAGCTTGACCGCCGAGTCGCCCGCGTTGTGTTGGTCGTGGCTCAGCGCGGTCGGTCCGGTGACGTAGACCTTTATCCCAGCGGGCGGGGGATTGTCGTTGACGATCTTGGTGACCGCGTCGATCGACTCGTTGGCCAGGGCCTCGCCTTGGTTGCCGGCCAGGTAAAGCTGGACGTAGGCGGCTTTGCCGTCCGCGCTCTGGGATCCGGCAGCGGTCAGCGGATCGCCCCAGAAGTCCTGGATGTGCTCGACGTGCTTGGTGTCCGCGCGCAGCTTCTGCATCAAGCCGTCGTAGTAGTGGTGCGCCTCGGGGCCCAGCTGGTGATCGCTTTCGAGCAGCACCATCGCACTGCTGTTGGAGTCGAACTCCTGAAAGTCCTTGCCGACCTTCTTCATCGCCTTCATGGACGGCGCGTCGTCGGGAGCCAGCGAGACCGTGTGCTCCTGGCTCACCTGTTCCAGCGACGGAACCGCGACACTGAGGACGACGACCAGGCCCAGCCACAGCAGGACGATCGGCACCGAGAACGCCCGGACGAACCGGGGGATCAATGGATTCTTCTTGGGCGGGGTCTGCAGGTCGATCATGCGGACTTCACCAGGCAGAAGGTCTGGGCATTGACACCGGTCGAGGTCTTCTCGTCCTTGAGCACGCCGTCGACGAGGATGCGGCACCCGATCGTGTCGGTGTCGCCCTGGGCGACGATGTTGGCGCTGGCAGCCGGGGCGGTCGTGGTGAGCGTCAATGACCAGGGCAGCGCGATGTCACGGGCGATCTGCGGTTGCGCGTCCAGGTCGAGATAGTTGATGGTTGCCACAGCGCCTTCGGGGCCAAAGATCTGATAGGTCACTTGCTTGGGGTTGAACGGCTTGGTGTCGTTGGCCAGGCCGCTGCCGGGACGGGTGAGCTCGGTCTTTCCGAAGACACCGTGCAAGCGGAAGACGCCGAACGTGGCGATGGCGACCACAACCACGATGAGCAGCGGTATCCACGCCCGCCTCAGTGCCTTGACCATAGGATTTCCCGACGAAACTACGACGCCGGCACGGACAGCGCGGTGACTCCTTCGGCGCCGTTCGTGAGCGCGGCCGTCCGTCCCATCTCAACCCCGTTTTCTTGTATGTCGCGACAGCTTAGCTGACTTAACGTAAGAGATTAGCTCACTTAATTGATCGGACGATACCCCCCGGTAACGGCTGCAATCGATTCTCCCTCGGCCTTCGTGCCCGAGGTCACATCGCCGGCCAAGGTCCGCTGTGGTCACACTTGCCGAGAGCCGATTTCACCGTCGCGGCCAATTGTGCGGGATGGCTCTTGCGACGGTGTTTAGCTGCCCTACAATCTTGCCCATGAACGTTACGAGGCTTGCCATGGTCGCCGCTGCGGCCGTCGCGGCGCCGATTGTGCTGGCCGCGCCGTCGCACGCCGACCCCGACACCGATTTTGCCAATCAGTTGCACACGTTCGGGATCTACGGGCCTCGTGACTACAACGCGTGGATCGGCAAGATCACCTGCAAGCGTCTGGCCACCGGCCTGGACAAGGACGCCTACGCCTCGGCGAAGTTCCTGGTGACCAACCTGCCGCTGGGGACCAACCAGGGCCAGGCTCTGCAGTTCCTCGGCGCTGCGATCGGCACCTACTGCCCGGACCAGGTCGGCGTTCTGCAGAGGGCGTCCGCCGGCTAGCAGTCGCGCGATGGCAGGCCCCGTCGACCGGGTCGTCGCACAGGACGTGCCCGGCGCACCCGACGCGGTGCGCGCCCACTACGTCGATCTGAACAACGTCAAAGACGTGCACCCCCTGGTGGTATCGGTCGAAACGCTGTCGCACACGGTCACCGACGACGGCTACGTCCACGTCTATCGGGTTCGTGACCGCATCCCGCTCGGCATCGCGACCCTTCCGATCACCTACACGGCCCGACTCGAGGTGCCCGAGTCCGGTCCGGTTCGCACCGAGGCCCGCCAGTTCCCGGCCGTTCGGCTGGACTCGGTGGTGTCCTTCGATCCGATACCCATCGGCACCCGGCTGACCGAACGCATCCGGTTCACCGCGCCGTGGCCGCTGCTCGGTATCACCGTGCGGCAGGCAGTTGACGCCCACGAGGAGATGCTGGCCGGCATTCGCCGCCACTTCGAGGCCTCGGGTTAGCCCGCCGTCTTGCCGTTGTCGACGTTGTAGACCGCGCCGTGGATGGTCGTCGCATCGTCGCTCGCCAGGAACGCGATCACCTTCGCCACATCGGCGGGCGCCATCATCCCGCGGGGCGCGGCGATGCGCATGATCAGATCCCAGTCCGCATCCTCGGGGGTCTTGAACTCGGTCACCTGAGGGGTGAGCATGCCGCCCGGGCAGATGACGTTCACCCGCAGCTGTTCTTTGGTGTATTCGATCGCCAAGGCCTTCGTCATTCCGACCAGCCCGTGCTTGGCTGCGCAGTAGGCGGCTGAATACACCTCACCCTCGATGCCGGCGATCGAGGCGACGTTGACGATGTTGCCGCCCACCTCCAGCAGCTTCGGCAGCGCCGCGCGGGTCAGATAGAACGGGCCGTTCAGGTTGACGGCGAGGTCGTAATCCCAGTCCTCGTCGGTGACCGACGTGGTGCGCCGCATCTGGTGAAAGCCCGCCGCGTTCACCAGCACGTCGAGCCTGCCGAAGCGGTCGACGCACTGCGCCACCGCGTCCTGACAGGCCTGTGCGCTGGTGATGTCGACCGACGAATATGCGCCGCCGGGAACGGATTCGAACACCGTCGCCATCCGCTCGGCGTCGCGGGCGATGCCGAATACCGACGCTCCTCGCTCAGCGAATACCTGCGCCGTCGCGGCCCCGAGGCCCGACGACGCCCCGGTCACCAGAGCGACCTTCCCGTCCAGCTGTGTCATAACCCGACCCTTCGCTCAAGCGTGTACGTCGCGAAGTCCCTTCGCGTTGCGTAGTCCCGAGCAGTTGTAGCACCCAACGCAGCCAACGCAGTCGGTGCATCTCACACAGCCGACGCAGGCGGTGCAACCACGGCATGCCACGCAGGCCAGGCACGCCACGCAGGTGCGCAGCCGCACCGAGAAAACAGAGAGCACGCTGCCGGCGATGAGCGCGCTACCGGAGGTGGCCACCGAGCCGACAACGAGGGCGCTCCCTGCGGTGGCGATGGATCCGACGACGGCGGCGCTGCCCGCGGTCGCCATCGAGGCGTTGATCGCCGCACTGCCCACGGTGGCGATGGACCCGGCGACGACCGCGCTGCTGATGGTGCTGACCGAGCCGGCCACGGTGGCCGCCTCGGAGGGTTCTGTGACGGCAAGTGTTTTCACGCCGCGAGCATGTCAGCCCGCGCGCGGTCGTGCTGGCGGTACGGCCGCCAGCAGCGCCCGGGTGTACTCCTGCTCGGGCGCAGCGAGCAGGTCGGCGGCGGGTCGGTATTCGACGGTGGAGCCACCACGCAGCACCAGCACGTCGTGGCTCATCCGTTCCACGACCGCCAGGTCGTGAGAGATGAAAAGGTAGGTCAGGCCGAGGTCGCGCTGCAGGTCGGCGAGCAGATCCAGCACCC
Coding sequences within:
- a CDS encoding RND family transporter, with the translated sequence MIDLQTPPKKNPLIPRFVRAFSVPIVLLWLGLVVVLSVAVPSLEQVSQEHTVSLAPDDAPSMKAMKKVGKDFQEFDSNSSAMVLLESDHQLGPEAHHYYDGLMQKLRADTKHVEHIQDFWGDPLTAAGSQSADGKAAYVQLYLAGNQGEALANESIDAVTKIVNDNPPPAGIKVYVTGPTALSHDQHNAGDSAVKLIEAITIGVIFVMLLLVYRSITTVILVLVMVFTELTAARGVIAFLGHHELIGLSTFAVNLLATLAIAAATDYAIFLIGRYHEARLAGEDRETAFYSMYHGTSHVILGSGLTIAGATFCLHFTRLPYFQSLGFPLAIGMLVVVIAALTLGAAVISIGGRFGLFEPKRKMNTRTWRRVGAAVVRWPGPILVASIALSLIGLLALPSYKTNYNDRYYLPGSIPANQGYAAADRHFPQARMNPELLLIETDHDVRNPADMLVIDRIAKTVFHIPGIGRVQTITRPLGTPIEHTSIPFIISMQGTNQTMNMSYLQDRMKDMLKMGDELQVTIDTMERMLALTKEMVGITHSMVGKTKQMVADTNEIRDNISDFDDFFRPIRNYLYWEPHCFDIPLCWSMRSIFDSLDGIDTLSDDLGALVVDMDKLDVLMPKMLEVMPPMIATMKTMKTTMLTMQSTMGGLQDQMDAMQQNATALGQAYDASKNDDSFYLPPEVFDNPEFKRGLKMFVSPDGKAVRFIISHEGDPATPEGISHIDKIKNAAFEAIKGTPLEGSRVYLGGTASVYKDMQEGANYDLMIAGIAALCLIFIIMLVITRSVVAAAVIVGTVVLSLGASFGLSVLLWQHILGQPLHWLVIAMAVIILLAVGSDYNLLLVARFKEEIHAGLNTGIIRAMGGSGSVVTSAGLVFAFTMASMAVSPLRVGGQVGTTIALGLLFDTLVIRSFMTPSIAALLGRWFWWPQRVRQRPLPESWPTPQEAAERRPADANAPGSSP
- a CDS encoding MmpS family protein; protein product: MVKALRRAWIPLLIVVVVAIATFGVFRLHGVFGKTELTRPGSGLANDTKPFNPKQVTYQIFGPEGAVATINYLDLDAQPQIARDIALPWSLTLTTTAPAASANIVAQGDTDTIGCRILVDGVLKDEKTSTGVNAQTFCLVKSA
- a CDS encoding DUF732 domain-containing protein, whose amino-acid sequence is MNVTRLAMVAAAAVAAPIVLAAPSHADPDTDFANQLHTFGIYGPRDYNAWIGKITCKRLATGLDKDAYASAKFLVTNLPLGTNQGQALQFLGAAIGTYCPDQVGVLQRASAG
- a CDS encoding SRPBCC family protein, with the translated sequence MAGPVDRVVAQDVPGAPDAVRAHYVDLNNVKDVHPLVVSVETLSHTVTDDGYVHVYRVRDRIPLGIATLPITYTARLEVPESGPVRTEARQFPAVRLDSVVSFDPIPIGTRLTERIRFTAPWPLLGITVRQAVDAHEEMLAGIRRHFEASG
- a CDS encoding SDR family NAD(P)-dependent oxidoreductase; its protein translation is MTQLDGKVALVTGASSGLGAATAQVFAERGASVFGIARDAERMATVFESVPGGAYSSVDITSAQACQDAVAQCVDRFGRLDVLVNAAGFHQMRRTTSVTDEDWDYDLAVNLNGPFYLTRAALPKLLEVGGNIVNVASIAGIEGEVYSAAYCAAKHGLVGMTKALAIEYTKEQLRVNVICPGGMLTPQVTEFKTPEDADWDLIMRIAAPRGMMAPADVAKVIAFLASDDATTIHGAVYNVDNGKTAG